TATGGCCTTCAAATTCCAGTACGATATCGGGGCGAAGTGCAAAGGCACGATTCGGGCTGTCAAAAAGGCTGTACATTGTATCCTGTGTCCTGACACTGACCTTTCTCGAAACAAGCTTGCGAAACTTGGCAGCAACAAAACTTTCAAACACTTTTTCCATGGGGAAAAGAAGCGCAAGGGCCACATGGCTTCCTGCAAAGGCTGTAAAGCTGTTGCCTTTCAAGAAGATACGACACCAGGACAGGGCCCGATCGTAATGGTTCATGCTCCGGTCAGGAAAACATTTTGAAAAATCACCGTCACAATTGACGGAATATTCGACTCCCTCAAAGAAAGTCAGCAGGCGAGTGGCATATAGTCGGTTCTGCATATCATTAGAAGCTTTCAGCAAAAAACGTAGCGTAGTCTTGATCAGCCGGTTCTCCGGCCTGTTGATATTGAAATCGTCATAACTTACATAAAAGCGTTCCCTTGTAACCAAATTGTGCTTGATGTCCTGTGATGTCAACAGCTTGCCTTTACAGAACCTCTCGTTTGCCTCTATTGTCGTATATGCAGATTTTAGACCCTGTTTAGTAAGAACTGTGACCTCGTCCAGAAACATCTTAATGAAGATCTCGAAGAGGTCCAGTCGGTCAGTCCAAAGGTTGGAAACGTTGAAATTCTTAAAATTCACGTCGTTGAGTGTTTTGAGCATCTCAAGAAAAATTTGCTTCGTTTCTTTTTGAGATATGTCGGCACCACTGATTTTTGGAAGTATCTCTATCACAGTTCCGTCAGTCATAGTAATAAGCCCAACATAATTTCGGGCGGTGATAACCTTGCCCACACTTCGACGGGCGGAAAGAGAGAGCAGTTCAACGGCTCCTGTTTCTCCGTCATCTGTGTTAGCAAGGATAAAGGCCTCTAACGCGTCAAAGGTCTTTTGGGGAAGCGCTTCATAGCCAAATGCCTCCACACCGCGGGTAAACCCGCTATATTCGGTTATGGTGTAGGTCTTATTGCAGGAAGGCATAGGCCCCATTCCTCATGAATGCTTCCCTGTTTACCTCATAATATTCTGAGAAATTAAAATCTGTGTTGCCAAACAGTTCATGAATATCATTCTTTTTTATGATAAACCGGGTGCTGTCATCTTCCTTCTGATTGTCTCCCAATACAAACTGGATCTTCTCATAATCATCATAAAAATACTCCTGCAAAAGCGGGATTATGTTGTTTTCAAAAATCCCGGCAAGATTATTGATCGTTGGGCCTTTTTTAAGAGGTAGCAGGTAGGAATGTCCGATAGTGTGATGACGATCAAGCAATACGGAAACGCGCTTGTTTAGAGTTTCGAGCATTTTCTCAACATTAATGCCATCTACGAAAACATCGTGAAGCAATGCAGGTTCAGGCTGCATTTCGACAAAGCTGAACCGACGGCGCAGAGCAGTGTCAATGATCGCAATTGACCGGTCTGCGGTATTCATAGTACCTACTATGTAGACGTTGTCGGGCACTCCAAAATTCTGTCCGGAATAAGGCAGGGTAGCCCTCAGCTCTTCTCTTGCATTGATACGCTTTGACGGCTCGATCAAAGTTATAAGTTCCCCAAAGATTTTTGAAATGTTTCCCCTGTTGATCTCGTCGATAATAAAGACTCGGTTCGGGATCTTAACTCCCTGGCCGAACAGGTCCGGACTATGTTTCTTAACTATCTGCAATGCATCGGAGACAGAGATGGATAATTTATATACTGTTGAAAGGGTCATACTTTTCCCTGCATTAAGGTCAACGATGTCCTCGTTGATCCCCTTTACAAGCCAATTTACCTTTCGCACCCGTTTGTAGTGTCCATATTCATCGTGCCACTCTGGATCCCCGGTCACTACACCTATGGCGTCTATCGTTTTGCTGGAATAGCAAGACATAACGATATCCCCTATTTGCATCTTGCTATAGAAAGCGTTCAGAACATTATTGCCGCCAAATTTATTGAAGTCCGCAGTCTCAGAAATAGTTTCACCGTATCCATCCCATCCAATGCGGATATGGCCTTTCTCCATACACTCGCTTCGAGTGGGGTTATCTCCGGTACCTTCCAATGAAACTTTCCACACACTCGGATTTTTGCCTAACCCTAAATCAACGCTTGTCCCATTTCTTACAGGCGCTCCGGCCTTGTCGCAAAACGCTTTAAAAATACCGTCATGCACCTCATATTCGATCTCGCTTGCCGATTCGCTCTTCTCTTCAGACAAGACAACGGGCCTTATGCCCTCAATAAATTCTTCGTAGCTGAAAGACTGGTGGAAAGTTATAAAGGCGATCAAACCATCATCTTTGTATTTCAGATAACGCTTGAATACCGTCTCATAACCCTCAGTTTTAACTTCTTCAATCGGTTTTCCCTCAATGATCGCCACCGCGTATTGAATAGAACTGTAAGTTTTTCCGGTACCTGGGGCACCATAGAGGATCAAATTTTTCCCTATCTCTGTTTTCTTTCCGTCTGACTTTTGGGTTTCCTGATTTTTGAAGACTTTGTCCGTAGAATTTACTTCATTCATGTTGTTTCTCCTTTTTAAAAATTTCAAATAGTAGTCAAGCCCATTCCTAAAATCGCTATGCCCGTTGCTTTTATCCGATTTTTCTGCGGCAGAATAACATTTATCATGTAAACGTTGAAATTCGTGAACATCCTTTATCAAAAAACAGTCAGTATCAGCATATTCAGTTATCCCAAGGGATTTCATGCCAGATTTCAATTTATATGCAGCAGCTTGTATTGTCACTTCTTTATATGTCTTATTAGGGTTATTTTTTTGAGGTTGCTTCTTCATCCAGGCAATAAAATCATCATAGAGATATTCCATTTTCCTTCACTCCAATCAAGCTAATAAACTATAGCAAATCCAGTCTGTACTATTCGTGGAGGTCTTATTCTTTACTGCTGTCTGTCAGCGCACCGGTGTCATGAGACATTAAAAGATGCTGCAAAATGATATCCTTCCTGTTCATGCTGCGGGCGGGATCCTGGTTCTGATTTTGACCTTGGTCCCCTTCCGTCGTCCCCGAATGATCAAATCGGGGATCCAGCGTCTCTGAATTTAGGCTGTAACCGTATTTCCAAGGTCTGAACATAAGTCCCTGGATTCCCGATTAAAACACTCGGAAAAGACGAGGATGGGCGCGGAGAATTCAAGATTTATGATTTGAGGGCCAATTCTCCGCCGGATGGTACTCCCGGCAAATTC
The sequence above is a segment of the Synergistaceae bacterium DZ-S4 genome. Coding sequences within it:
- a CDS encoding McrC family protein, which translates into the protein MPSCNKTYTITEYSGFTRGVEAFGYEALPQKTFDALEAFILANTDDGETGAVELLSLSARRSVGKVITARNYVGLITMTDGTVIEILPKISGADISQKETKQIFLEMLKTLNDVNFKNFNVSNLWTDRLDLFEIFIKMFLDEVTVLTKQGLKSAYTTIEANERFCKGKLLTSQDIKHNLVTRERFYVSYDDFNINRPENRLIKTTLRFLLKASNDMQNRLYATRLLTFFEGVEYSVNCDGDFSKCFPDRSMNHYDRALSWCRIFLKGNSFTAFAGSHVALALLFPMEKVFESFVAAKFRKLVSRKVSVRTQDTMYSLFDSPNRAFALRPDIVLEFEGHKVVLDTKWKLLSDKAPNCGISQSDMYQMYAYGKKYEAERVVLLYPNSEKVSKTNIAYVSNDKVKVDVSFIDLRDTDNSIKKILSQIC
- a CDS encoding AAA family ATPase, yielding MEYLYDDFIAWMKKQPQKNNPNKTYKEVTIQAAAYKLKSGMKSLGITEYADTDCFLIKDVHEFQRLHDKCYSAAEKSDKSNGHSDFRNGLDYYLKFLKRRNNMNEVNSTDKVFKNQETQKSDGKKTEIGKNLILYGAPGTGKTYSSIQYAVAIIEGKPIEEVKTEGYETVFKRYLKYKDDGLIAFITFHQSFSYEEFIEGIRPVVLSEEKSESASEIEYEVHDGIFKAFCDKAGAPVRNGTSVDLGLGKNPSVWKVSLEGTGDNPTRSECMEKGHIRIGWDGYGETISETADFNKFGGNNVLNAFYSKMQIGDIVMSCYSSKTIDAIGVVTGDPEWHDEYGHYKRVRKVNWLVKGINEDIVDLNAGKSMTLSTVYKLSISVSDALQIVKKHSPDLFGQGVKIPNRVFIIDEINRGNISKIFGELITLIEPSKRINAREELRATLPYSGQNFGVPDNVYIVGTMNTADRSIAIIDTALRRRFSFVEMQPEPALLHDVFVDGINVEKMLETLNKRVSVLLDRHHTIGHSYLLPLKKGPTINNLAGIFENNIIPLLQEYFYDDYEKIQFVLGDNQKEDDSTRFIIKKNDIHELFGNTDFNFSEYYEVNREAFMRNGAYAFLQ